A part of Paenibacillus sp. 481 genomic DNA contains:
- a CDS encoding ClbS/DfsB family four-helix bundle protein — translation MEPITNAHRQATASASIHHLLMQLGATDVQHTVDFYRTLFHFQLVDHYAPEGEMIWALLRANETSPIELAISKKTARTSEPQVNMEHGPINEQISLTLCTDNVLQSYQHVTEQGQQRSDLMLTPYQTLQFSLLTPDGYAITVSQATEQVRMSQQQLLQLIAVQYDKLTNLLQELSLEQAIQPGVQGPWSVKDILAHLTAWNERLLRWVEECEQGLVPITPEPGYSWAQIHELNEQAYLQQKETPFPTVIQHFNTVHEQVVSRIATWSDEQLNDAHAYSFSDQQPLWTVVGFNSFDHYRAHLAAIYKGLATLRANQ, via the coding sequence ATGGAACCCATCACAAATGCACACCGTCAAGCAACAGCAAGCGCAAGCATTCATCATTTACTCATGCAATTAGGTGCTACAGACGTACAGCACACCGTCGACTTTTATCGTACCTTATTTCACTTCCAGCTCGTTGATCACTATGCCCCTGAAGGCGAAATGATTTGGGCCCTACTACGCGCCAATGAGACAAGCCCAATAGAACTTGCCATCTCCAAAAAAACCGCAAGAACATCTGAACCACAAGTTAACATGGAACATGGACCGATCAACGAGCAGATCAGCCTAACCCTATGTACCGACAACGTCTTACAATCGTATCAACATGTAACAGAGCAAGGTCAGCAGCGAAGTGACTTGATGCTCACGCCTTACCAAACACTACAATTTTCACTACTAACACCTGATGGATATGCCATCACAGTATCCCAAGCGACTGAACAAGTCCGAATGTCGCAACAGCAACTGCTCCAACTTATCGCCGTCCAGTACGACAAGCTAACCAACCTATTGCAAGAACTCTCACTAGAACAAGCTATTCAGCCCGGTGTTCAAGGCCCATGGTCAGTAAAAGACATCCTTGCCCACCTCACCGCATGGAACGAACGTCTACTACGCTGGGTAGAGGAATGTGAGCAAGGACTCGTGCCCATTACACCTGAGCCAGGATACAGCTGGGCACAAATTCATGAACTAAACGAACAAGCGTACTTGCAACAAAAAGAAACCCCATTTCCTACTGTCATACAGCATTTCAACACCGTCCATGAACAAGTCGTCAGCCGCATTGCAACGTGGAGTGATGAACAACTGAATGATGCGCACGCTTATTCATTTTCAGACCAACAACCGCTCTGGACTGTAGTCGGTTTCAACTCATTTGACCATTACCGCGCACATCTTGCTGCTATTTACAAAGGACTAGCAACACTACGAGCCAACCAATAA
- a CDS encoding flavin-containing monooxygenase, with amino-acid sequence MNTDQTLDVIIIGGGQAGLSLGWHLRSLQPQLTFLIVERHHRIGDNWRERYDSLVLFTPRTYSQLPGVSMDGDPTGFPTKDEVAQYLEDYARQAQLPVLTSSEVVQVTWEAQKNHFKVAIRQSPNLHSIQHDHHSQLEQHISLYCKQLVLASGPFQTPYIPAWAANIDTNVIQLHSSQYRSPTQLPTLSTQHNVLVVGGGNSGAQIAVELARTSHVSLSVRHPLRHMKLSLLGRSTFEWMDKLGLLHAPSHSRRAKLIRRLGDPVFGNELAAALRTGQITMQPAATSWDSASASICFQDGSTFAPNAIIWATGFNNDNRWLHLPGLLNERGQIIYFGHSTPVPGLYVIGMPWQRSRSSALLCGAGRDAYPLAQEVIHFAQT; translated from the coding sequence ATGAACACCGATCAAACCCTTGATGTCATCATTATTGGCGGCGGTCAAGCCGGACTTTCCTTAGGCTGGCACTTACGCTCCTTGCAGCCTCAATTAACATTCCTTATCGTCGAGCGGCATCATCGTATCGGCGACAACTGGCGTGAACGCTACGACTCACTCGTCTTGTTTACTCCTCGCACATACAGTCAACTACCGGGAGTGTCCATGGACGGCGATCCGACAGGATTTCCGACAAAAGATGAGGTTGCTCAATATTTAGAGGACTATGCCCGACAAGCACAACTACCTGTTCTTACGAGCAGCGAAGTCGTTCAAGTGACTTGGGAAGCTCAAAAAAATCATTTCAAAGTTGCTATACGCCAATCACCTAACCTTCATAGCATTCAACACGATCACCATAGTCAACTTGAGCAACACATATCATTGTATTGCAAACAGCTCGTCTTGGCTTCTGGTCCATTCCAGACACCATACATACCAGCTTGGGCTGCTAACATAGACACCAACGTTATTCAACTGCACTCCAGTCAATATCGCAGCCCAACACAACTACCTACCCTATCAACGCAGCACAATGTACTCGTCGTGGGTGGCGGTAACTCCGGCGCACAAATCGCCGTCGAGCTAGCCCGCACATCTCACGTCTCGTTATCCGTGCGGCATCCACTCCGTCATATGAAGCTAAGCCTATTGGGACGAAGTACCTTTGAATGGATGGACAAGCTCGGTCTGCTGCATGCACCATCCCACTCCCGAAGGGCCAAGCTGATAAGGCGACTTGGCGACCCTGTTTTTGGCAATGAGCTAGCAGCAGCTCTACGCACTGGACAAATAACGATGCAGCCTGCGGCCACTAGTTGGGACAGTGCTTCTGCATCGATTTGCTTCCAAGACGGTTCGACGTTTGCCCCGAACGCGATCATCTGGGCAACAGGCTTCAACAATGATAACCGTTGGTTGCACCTTCCCGGTTTATTGAACGAACGTGGCCAAATCATTTATTTTGGACATTCCACGCCAGTTCCCGGATTATACGTCATCGGCATGCCATGGCAACGATCCCGCAGCTCTGCATTATTATGCGGCGCAGGTCGGGATGCATATCCATTAGCGCAAGAAGTGATTCACTTCGCGCAGACATAA